The proteins below are encoded in one region of Arenibacter algicola:
- a CDS encoding MFS transporter, protein MSLTVDQKYWRKRIFVLTWLAYAGFYFGRKNLSVTWSSMEQDLGLDNSDYASIIFVYSLIYTIGQFVNGYLSDTFGPRKVVTVGLLLAAIGNLFLGMTFSAGVIVFLIAVNGYGQSTGWSGLIKNMTPWFRRTERGIVMSWWSTCYVTGGFLATIFATYAAFDMEFLSELGWKRGFIFPSVILFVIAILYLLFTRNNPEDVGLPKIVENKYEFEGGAKAEKLKILGLLLRNSSLWIYSSCYMILKMTRYAFLFWLPVYLEKALHYDVSDAGYMSSVYELIGFFGVILAGYSSDKIFKSNRFSTVAIMMIGLGLACLAHPYMVPYGKIATIISIALIGIATYGPDSLICTAGSMDVGGTKGAAMAAGIINGMGSIGQMFSGFIVVAINEYYGWDNLFYFFVVMSFIGGGLAAIKWNLKSTD, encoded by the coding sequence ATGAGTTTAACCGTAGATCAAAAATATTGGAGGAAGAGAATATTTGTTCTTACTTGGCTCGCCTATGCGGGCTTTTATTTTGGAAGGAAGAACTTATCGGTTACATGGAGTTCCATGGAGCAGGATTTGGGACTCGACAATTCTGACTACGCTTCCATCATTTTTGTATATAGTTTGATATATACCATTGGGCAATTTGTTAATGGGTACCTGTCCGATACTTTTGGACCCAGAAAGGTGGTAACGGTTGGGTTGTTACTAGCCGCAATTGGAAACTTATTTCTTGGAATGACATTTTCTGCTGGCGTAATTGTTTTTCTTATAGCGGTTAATGGCTATGGGCAATCTACGGGTTGGAGCGGATTAATAAAAAATATGACCCCTTGGTTCAGAAGAACGGAGCGAGGTATAGTTATGTCATGGTGGTCTACCTGTTACGTTACCGGGGGCTTTCTGGCTACTATATTTGCTACCTATGCGGCTTTTGATATGGAGTTCCTTTCAGAGCTTGGTTGGAAAAGGGGTTTCATATTTCCGTCGGTGATTCTTTTTGTTATTGCCATCTTATACCTTCTGTTTACCAGAAACAATCCTGAAGATGTTGGCCTGCCCAAAATCGTTGAAAACAAGTACGAATTTGAAGGAGGGGCCAAGGCCGAGAAGCTTAAAATATTGGGTCTGTTACTGAGGAATAGTTCCCTATGGATCTATTCCAGCTGCTATATGATCCTAAAGATGACCAGATATGCCTTTCTTTTTTGGTTGCCTGTCTATTTGGAGAAAGCGCTGCACTATGATGTCAGCGATGCAGGTTATATGTCTTCGGTATATGAGCTTATAGGTTTTTTTGGTGTCATCCTAGCGGGTTACAGTTCGGATAAGATCTTTAAATCCAATAGATTTAGTACAGTTGCTATAATGATGATCGGATTGGGTCTTGCCTGCCTAGCCCACCCCTATATGGTTCCTTATGGAAAAATAGCTACAATAATCAGTATAGCCCTTATAGGGATAGCCACTTATGGGCCGGATTCACTTATCTGTACAGCCGGCTCCATGGATGTTGGGGGTACCAAGGGAGCGGCAATGGCTGCTGGCATTATTAATGGGATGGGGTCTATTGGGCAAATGTTTTCAGGTTTTATTGTAGTAGCCATTAATGAGTATTACGGCTGGGACAATCTATTTTACTTTTTTGTTGTCATGTCGTTCATTGGAGGAGGATTAGCGGCCATAAAGTGGAATTTAAAAAGTACGGATTAA
- a CDS encoding NAD(P)/FAD-dependent oxidoreductase: MEKTDLVIIGGGIFGCAIAYYFSKNNPGKQLMLLERNELNNAATSRAAALMTMVRSKRSYIPLTIETFKVAKEMEGELGETLDFKVVGMMHVAASEAKVRDLEVLMGIAREYDQEAYYISKEEAKEKAPWLKVDEALKIGFVPNEAYCDPYMLGTFFARCAKNRGTKIRQGVEVVGLIHEAGTVKGVKTTEGDILAETVVDAAGVWAPLLAEEVGAGLPMAPVRSQYWITERCDLFPTNSPMVLLPDAQAYARPEGGGLLFGIREGKSLVTSPQDVPKDITDFVFSVDGGMDDLFENGERLARFFPAFYDMGIKYYVAGFSGYTPDSQLVVGEVPGVKGFFVASGCCGAGISVAGGVGLGIAEMAAGRPNPLDFSEFQISRFGKIDPFGEEWLNKCAAARSNKVSG; encoded by the coding sequence ATGGAAAAGACCGATTTGGTAATAATTGGAGGCGGCATATTTGGTTGTGCCATTGCCTATTATTTCAGTAAAAACAATCCAGGAAAACAGCTAATGCTCTTGGAGCGTAACGAGCTTAATAATGCTGCCACAAGTAGGGCAGCGGCCCTTATGACCATGGTAAGATCCAAGCGCTCCTATATTCCGCTGACCATAGAGACTTTTAAAGTCGCCAAGGAAATGGAAGGGGAACTAGGAGAAACTTTGGACTTTAAGGTGGTGGGTATGATGCATGTAGCAGCAAGCGAAGCCAAGGTAAGGGATCTGGAAGTGTTAATGGGCATTGCCAGGGAATACGATCAGGAAGCATATTACATTAGTAAGGAAGAGGCCAAGGAAAAAGCACCTTGGCTAAAGGTGGACGAGGCGTTGAAAATAGGATTTGTTCCCAATGAAGCCTATTGCGACCCTTATATGTTAGGGACTTTTTTTGCCAGATGTGCCAAAAACCGGGGAACTAAAATTCGCCAAGGGGTAGAGGTAGTTGGTTTAATACATGAGGCCGGTACGGTGAAGGGCGTAAAGACTACTGAAGGGGACATCCTTGCAGAGACCGTTGTGGATGCGGCTGGTGTTTGGGCACCTCTGTTGGCCGAGGAGGTGGGGGCGGGCCTTCCTATGGCCCCAGTGCGAAGTCAGTATTGGATAACGGAACGCTGCGATCTGTTTCCCACTAATTCGCCCATGGTCCTTTTACCGGATGCCCAAGCCTATGCCCGACCCGAAGGGGGAGGCCTGTTGTTTGGGATTCGCGAGGGAAAATCGTTGGTAACTTCACCTCAAGATGTTCCGAAGGATATTACCGATTTCGTTTTCAGTGTCGATGGAGGGATGGACGATCTTTTTGAGAATGGGGAGCGACTTGCCCGTTTTTTTCCTGCTTTTTACGATATGGGAATCAAATATTATGTGGCCGGATTTTCGGGCTATACGCCAGACTCCCAATTGGTAGTAGGAGAGGTACCGGGCGTAAAAGGATTCTTTGTGGCCTCGGGGTGTTGTGGTGCAGGGATTTCCGTTGCAGGCGGGGTAGGGCTCGGCATTGCTGAAATGGCAGCGGGAAGGCCAAACCCCCTCGATTTTTCGGAATTTCAAATTTCTAGATTTGGCAAAATAGATCCCTTTGGGGAAGAATGGCTGAACAAGTGTGCCGCCGCCAGATCCAATAAGGTAAGTGGTTAA
- the phnA gene encoding phosphonoacetate hydrolase, whose product MNINDRNYPKQKQTIIGICMDGTSYPYYEGAKEVMPNLQRFIKEGSMGMVKSVIPSFTNPNNMAIVTGVTPKVNGICGNFYWDTDLQEEVMMNDPKYLKVPTILSELSKNGRKVAVVTAKDKLRKMLAHNLDGICFSAEFANQATMEENGIENVEQGLMGKERPGIYDPYISVYCIEAGAKLLKREHFDVMYLTTTDFVQHKYAPGSPDANDFLSKIDLWLGELDKLGAIIGVTADHGMQAKTNADGSPKVQFIEQLLDAQNIKSRVILPITDPYVVHHGALGGYGTLYLEDKSQLQAAKDYLLSLDGIEKVLTNAEAVEEYELPGDRIGDLVVLADSATTIGRTPDWHELDKVKEGLRSHGGEHCQVVPMIFNKKLNAEYSEKLASGASRNFDLFHFLSNGFAN is encoded by the coding sequence ATGAATATTAACGACAGAAATTACCCTAAGCAAAAGCAGACCATTATTGGAATATGTATGGATGGAACCTCTTATCCCTATTATGAAGGGGCCAAGGAGGTAATGCCCAATTTGCAAAGGTTTATTAAGGAAGGTTCCATGGGAATGGTAAAAAGTGTTATTCCATCCTTTACCAATCCGAACAATATGGCGATTGTTACAGGGGTTACACCCAAGGTGAACGGAATTTGTGGGAATTTTTATTGGGATACCGACCTTCAGGAAGAGGTAATGATGAACGATCCTAAGTATCTGAAGGTGCCAACCATTTTATCAGAGTTAAGTAAAAACGGTAGAAAAGTGGCTGTGGTTACCGCCAAGGATAAGTTGCGAAAAATGCTTGCCCACAATTTGGATGGTATCTGCTTTTCGGCAGAATTTGCCAATCAGGCTACTATGGAGGAAAACGGTATTGAAAACGTAGAGCAAGGATTAATGGGCAAGGAAAGACCAGGTATCTATGATCCATATATTTCCGTGTATTGTATAGAGGCCGGTGCCAAATTGTTAAAGCGCGAACATTTTGATGTTATGTATTTAACAACAACCGATTTTGTGCAGCATAAATATGCTCCCGGAAGTCCGGATGCAAACGATTTCTTATCAAAAATAGACCTTTGGCTGGGGGAACTGGACAAGTTGGGAGCCATTATCGGAGTAACCGCCGATCATGGTATGCAGGCCAAGACCAATGCGGATGGAAGTCCAAAAGTGCAGTTTATAGAACAACTTTTGGATGCCCAAAATATTAAATCGAGGGTAATATTGCCTATCACGGATCCCTATGTTGTGCATCACGGGGCCTTGGGAGGTTATGGTACCTTGTATTTGGAAGATAAATCCCAGTTACAGGCGGCCAAGGACTATTTGTTGTCCCTGGACGGAATAGAAAAGGTACTTACCAATGCCGAGGCGGTTGAGGAATATGAACTTCCCGGCGATAGAATAGGTGACCTGGTAGTATTGGCAGATTCGGCCACTACCATTGGTAGAACCCCTGATTGGCACGAATTGGATAAGGTTAAGGAAGGCTTGCGTTCACATGGGGGAGAACACTGTCAAGTGGTGCCCATGATATTTAACAAGAAATTGAACGCCGAATACAGTGAAAAATTGGCGTCCGGGGCTAGTAGGAACTTCGACTTGTTCCATTTTTTGAGCAACGGATTCGCTAACTAA
- a CDS encoding endonuclease/exonuclease/phosphatase family protein: MNQVFCKSFQSREILLFNYKLRSLTHGLRVLFSRIVKFAPILIILLICQLAMSQQAVFQMDFDDNSFEEKIISKDHAIYMVDLQQSQFAEGLSGYALDLSANASLRRPVKLNKGSFPVLTEQSSFSVQIWVKTLANAKMGAVIAGNKNTDKLSNSGWQIYTQENGAWALNLSDGKNRYDYRPTAERQGINDGRWHQILLSIDRDKDELWVYFDGKNVAIYNMPELKVLESELATVIGGSDEKWEYGSYGQWNAFNGFLDEIKVWDSAIDAETVEKLYSQYYPISENNPLVLDARHLKVLTWNIWHGGNRYGKEVGVQRVIETIKATNADIVGLIETYGSGEIIADSLGYYFYLISSNLSIMSRYPITETIKIFKPFNFGGVKLNMGPSKELIFFDTWLHYLPDYSKSIITENKSPKALIADEENTRQGEIKEILKGITPYLKNTDETPVIMVGDFNMGSHLDWTKETKDIHYGKIVEWPESKEMYLAGFIDSYRELHIDPLLDPGFTWTPRAATSSDKYGLRDRIDYIYYKGKSLNVLESKVIDYHPVMFPSDHAAVFSVFQLN, from the coding sequence ATGAATCAAGTTTTTTGTAAGTCGTTCCAAAGTAGAGAGATACTACTGTTCAATTATAAATTAAGGTCATTGACACACGGCCTAAGAGTGCTATTTAGTAGAATTGTTAAGTTCGCTCCCATTCTTATCATTTTGCTGATCTGCCAATTGGCAATGTCGCAACAAGCTGTTTTTCAAATGGATTTTGATGACAATAGCTTCGAGGAAAAAATCATTTCTAAAGACCATGCTATTTATATGGTAGATCTTCAGCAGTCCCAATTTGCAGAGGGCTTGTCCGGTTATGCTCTTGATCTTTCAGCAAACGCCTCATTGAGGAGACCAGTAAAATTAAATAAAGGCAGCTTTCCTGTTCTTACCGAACAATCGTCTTTTAGTGTTCAAATCTGGGTAAAAACCTTGGCCAATGCCAAAATGGGGGCCGTTATTGCTGGAAATAAAAATACCGATAAGCTTTCTAACAGTGGGTGGCAAATATATACCCAGGAGAATGGAGCCTGGGCCTTAAATCTCAGCGATGGGAAGAATAGATATGACTATAGGCCCACTGCGGAAAGACAAGGAATTAACGATGGACGTTGGCATCAGATTTTATTAAGTATCGATCGTGATAAAGATGAACTTTGGGTGTATTTTGATGGCAAGAACGTGGCCATATACAATATGCCGGAGTTAAAAGTCTTGGAATCCGAATTGGCCACAGTTATAGGAGGTTCCGATGAAAAATGGGAATATGGGTCCTATGGGCAATGGAATGCCTTTAATGGCTTTTTGGATGAAATAAAGGTATGGGATTCGGCCATTGATGCCGAAACCGTTGAAAAGTTGTACTCCCAATATTACCCAATTTCGGAAAATAATCCATTAGTATTGGACGCCCGACATTTAAAGGTGTTGACCTGGAACATTTGGCATGGAGGAAATAGATATGGCAAAGAGGTAGGAGTACAAAGGGTCATCGAAACCATTAAGGCTACCAATGCGGATATTGTTGGACTTATAGAAACTTATGGCTCGGGGGAAATAATTGCTGATTCCTTGGGCTATTACTTTTATCTGATAAGTTCCAATTTATCTATAATGAGTCGTTATCCGATTACTGAAACCATTAAGATTTTTAAGCCATTTAATTTTGGTGGGGTTAAATTAAATATGGGCCCTTCCAAAGAATTAATCTTTTTTGATACCTGGCTGCATTATTTGCCGGATTATAGCAAGAGCATCATAACAGAGAATAAAAGTCCAAAAGCCTTGATAGCGGATGAGGAAAATACACGCCAAGGGGAAATAAAGGAAATTTTAAAAGGCATAACACCGTATCTAAAAAATACAGATGAAACCCCTGTAATTATGGTGGGCGATTTTAATATGGGGTCACATCTTGATTGGACAAAGGAAACCAAGGATATCCATTACGGAAAAATAGTGGAATGGCCAGAGAGTAAGGAAATGTACCTTGCCGGATTTATAGACAGTTATCGTGAATTGCATATTGATCCTTTGTTGGATCCCGGGTTTACATGGACTCCAAGAGCTGCCACCTCTTCGGACAAATACGGACTCAGGGACAGAATCGACTATATCTATTATAAAGGAAAAAGTTTGAATGTTTTGGAATCCAAAGTAATCGATTACCACCCTGTTATGTTCCCTTCGGATCACGCAGCTGTTTTTAGTGTTTTTCAATTGAATTAA
- a CDS encoding TRAP transporter large permease gives MSIETISILVLFISFMGLLAYGVPVAYAIGISTTITLLINIAFMPSITTVSQRMTTGIDNFALLAIPFFILAGEIMNRGGIANRLIDFAKSLIGSLPGGLAYVNIISAMLFGAISGSAIAAASAIGSTLTEKMAKDGYPREFSAAVNISASTTGLLIPPSNVLIIFALASGGTASVAALFIAGYIPGILVGLAIMMMVYFYARKKGLPKEERVGFKKLFRDFRNAFLSLTLLVIVVGGIVVGIFTATEAAAIAVVYAMLLGFVNRELKFADFRPILLRSAKTTAIVMFLIATSMAMSWLFSFESIPQSLTGFLLESVKNPLLVLLFINITLLVVGTFMDMTPAVLIFTPIFLPVVMALGMHPVQFGMVIVLNLCIGVCTPPVGTLLFVGSGVAKVPVTKVIKPLLPLLAAMTAVLLILTYVPELSLWLPRAFGLID, from the coding sequence ATGAGTATTGAAACCATAAGTATCCTAGTATTGTTTATTAGTTTTATGGGTTTGTTGGCCTACGGAGTACCAGTGGCTTATGCCATTGGGATTTCAACAACGATAACATTATTGATCAATATAGCATTCATGCCTTCCATCACAACGGTAAGTCAAAGGATGACGACAGGTATCGATAATTTTGCCTTATTGGCCATTCCCTTCTTTATTTTGGCAGGGGAAATTATGAATCGGGGAGGTATTGCGAATCGTTTGATAGACTTTGCAAAATCGCTTATCGGTAGTTTGCCCGGTGGATTGGCATATGTTAATATAATTTCCGCCATGTTGTTTGGGGCCATATCAGGATCGGCCATTGCAGCTGCATCGGCCATTGGAAGTACTTTGACGGAAAAGATGGCTAAAGACGGTTATCCAAGGGAATTTAGTGCAGCCGTTAATATTAGTGCATCAACAACAGGACTATTGATCCCGCCGAGTAACGTTTTAATAATCTTTGCGTTGGCCAGTGGAGGAACCGCATCGGTAGCCGCTCTGTTTATTGCTGGGTATATACCCGGTATTTTGGTAGGTCTGGCCATTATGATGATGGTGTATTTTTATGCTAGAAAAAAAGGCTTGCCCAAGGAAGAAAGGGTGGGTTTTAAAAAGCTGTTCCGCGATTTTAGGAATGCTTTTTTAAGTTTAACCTTATTGGTTATAGTCGTGGGAGGTATTGTAGTCGGTATTTTTACCGCTACGGAAGCAGCGGCTATTGCTGTAGTCTATGCCATGTTACTTGGTTTTGTAAATAGGGAACTTAAGTTTGCAGATTTTAGGCCTATCCTTCTTCGAAGCGCCAAAACTACTGCAATAGTGATGTTCTTAATTGCTACTTCCATGGCCATGTCCTGGTTATTCTCTTTCGAGTCCATTCCGCAGTCATTAACGGGCTTCCTTTTGGAATCGGTTAAAAACCCCTTATTGGTATTGCTTTTTATAAATATCACCTTACTGGTAGTAGGTACATTTATGGATATGACCCCGGCAGTACTTATTTTTACACCTATTTTTTTGCCAGTAGTTATGGCCTTGGGGATGCACCCGGTGCAATTTGGGATGGTAATCGTTCTCAATTTGTGTATAGGGGTATGTACCCCTCCAGTAGGTACGCTGCTGTTTGTGGGTAGTGGTGTTGCCAAAGTGCCTGTTACAAAAGTGATAAAACCGTTATTGCCCCTATTGGCGGCAATGACTGCCGTATTGTTGATATTGACTTATGTTCCAGAACTTTCCTTGTGGCTGCCCAGAGCTTTTGGGTTGATAGATTAA
- a CDS encoding metallophosphoesterase family protein: MQNQEKGRRKFMAKMGLGTLALGMGNVGAYAFAPKNEITKKNKVNIGFITDVHHGFCADGLERLQVFIKEASSRKLDFIIQGGDFCFATEEAQECMDLWNTYKGEKYHVLGNHDMDKVTKKEAMDFFGMESNYYSFDKGDFHFVVMDGNYILKDGKYEDYGNANFYIDQQNRSLVNPKQIEWLRKDLEKTDKQTIIISHQAFDEIWDGWSSPSRFEVRKVIDDANNRTDYQKVIACFCGHHHVDDHSYINNVHYFQMNSASYFYVGEGYGSDGSRAMYEDSIFAFLTLDPSGKISIEGRKSQFVRPTPMEKGHPDAPRLSASISDRSVGFKKKV; the protein is encoded by the coding sequence ATGCAAAATCAAGAAAAAGGACGTCGTAAGTTCATGGCCAAGATGGGCTTGGGAACTTTGGCTTTGGGGATGGGTAATGTTGGGGCTTACGCCTTTGCACCTAAAAATGAGATCACTAAAAAAAACAAGGTCAATATTGGTTTTATTACCGATGTCCATCACGGCTTTTGTGCAGACGGGCTTGAGCGTTTGCAGGTATTTATAAAGGAGGCATCTTCCCGAAAATTGGATTTTATTATTCAAGGAGGCGATTTTTGCTTTGCAACGGAAGAAGCCCAGGAGTGTATGGATCTTTGGAACACCTACAAGGGTGAAAAGTATCATGTGCTGGGTAACCATGATATGGACAAGGTTACCAAGAAGGAAGCCATGGATTTTTTCGGGATGGAGAGTAATTATTATTCCTTTGATAAGGGCGACTTTCATTTTGTGGTAATGGATGGAAATTATATACTGAAAGATGGGAAATATGAAGATTATGGCAATGCCAATTTTTATATTGATCAACAGAATAGAAGTTTGGTAAACCCGAAACAAATTGAATGGCTAAGGAAGGATTTGGAAAAAACGGATAAGCAGACCATAATTATTTCCCATCAGGCCTTTGACGAAATTTGGGATGGTTGGTCCTCTCCCAGTAGGTTTGAGGTTAGAAAAGTTATTGATGATGCCAACAATAGAACGGATTATCAAAAGGTTATTGCCTGTTTCTGTGGCCACCATCATGTAGACGATCACAGTTATATAAACAATGTGCACTATTTCCAGATGAACAGCGCCTCTTATTTTTATGTTGGAGAAGGCTATGGCTCCGATGGCAGTAGGGCCATGTACGAGGATTCCATTTTTGCCTTTTTAACCCTGGATCCCAGTGGTAAAATTTCAATTGAAGGACGCAAAAGTCAATTCGTACGTCCAACCCCTATGGAAAAAGGCCACCCCGATGCGCCAAGACTTTCCGCATCCATTAGTGATAGGAGTGTTGGCTTTAAGAAGAAAGTATAA
- a CDS encoding TRAP transporter small permease, with product MQTTYRILNKAIEGLLVIIFSLLVLDVVWQVVSRYVVGQSSSFTEEFARFSLIWLTVLGAAYINGQKEGHLSMDFLLSKLPVDKQKRRHRIIQVVMAVFALVIMVIGGGNLVYTTLKLGQLSPALLVPLGYVYAIVPISGLMIIFFSVYHIKITFNANNNEY from the coding sequence ATGCAAACGACGTACAGAATATTGAATAAGGCCATTGAAGGGTTGTTGGTAATAATATTTAGTTTATTGGTGCTGGATGTGGTGTGGCAGGTAGTCTCCCGATATGTGGTGGGACAATCCAGCTCCTTTACCGAGGAATTTGCTAGATTTTCGTTGATCTGGCTAACCGTTTTGGGTGCCGCTTATATCAACGGACAAAAGGAAGGACATCTGTCCATGGATTTTTTATTATCCAAACTTCCAGTAGACAAACAAAAAAGGAGACATAGAATAATACAGGTAGTGATGGCTGTTTTCGCCTTGGTCATTATGGTTATTGGTGGAGGTAATTTAGTTTACACTACTTTAAAGTTGGGACAATTGTCCCCTGCTTTATTGGTGCCACTTGGCTATGTGTACGCCATTGTGCCTATTAGTGGGCTAATGATCATTTTCTTTTCCGTTTATCATATTAAAATAACCTTTAACGCCAACAACAATGAGTATTGA
- a CDS encoding aldehyde dehydrogenase family protein, which translates to MIEFGSIINGKQVTSGEWIDIYNPYTKKQVGRVASLDTKTLDKVLTDTKNTKINLTRYERYDILNKIANALEERVDEVSKMITDETGLCLKDTRYEASRVSDVLRFSAMKALDDDSQVFPCDVSKNGKPRRIYTTRVPLGLISCITPFNHPMNQVVHKIAPAIATNNTVVLKPSEKTPLSAYYFAQLALDCGLPPNMLNVINGADVQATAEMMTIHPEITMVSFTGGSKVGKIIASKAGYKKLVLELGGSSALLVLEDADIDEAVEVTMSGTFKNSAQRCTAIRRILVHESIADDYAAKLTARVEALKYGDPYDAENDMGTVITEESAKEMELRVQDAIDNGAILLAGHKRDGALYAPTVLDHVQNAHEVVAKETFGPVAPIIRFKTLDEAIDIANDTPYGLSGGVVSNHWPSIQRVITELDTGTVNVNEAPSYRLEWTPFGGVKDSGLGYKEGVIETMKGYTYVKTYSLPWDIA; encoded by the coding sequence ATGATCGAGTTTGGAAGTATAATTAATGGAAAGCAGGTTACAAGTGGGGAATGGATAGATATTTATAACCCATACACCAAAAAGCAGGTGGGCAGGGTAGCTTCCTTGGATACAAAAACCTTGGATAAGGTGTTGACTGATACCAAGAACACTAAAATTAACCTTACCCGTTATGAACGGTACGATATACTGAATAAAATTGCAAATGCTTTGGAAGAGCGGGTTGATGAGGTAAGTAAAATGATTACCGATGAGACCGGACTTTGTTTAAAGGATACCCGTTATGAAGCCAGTAGAGTTTCGGATGTGCTGCGATTTTCTGCCATGAAGGCTTTGGATGATGACTCCCAGGTATTTCCCTGTGATGTTTCAAAAAATGGTAAACCAAGAAGGATATACACCACTCGTGTTCCCTTGGGACTCATTAGTTGTATAACGCCTTTCAACCATCCTATGAACCAAGTGGTTCACAAAATAGCCCCGGCAATTGCCACCAACAATACTGTGGTCTTGAAACCATCTGAGAAAACTCCCTTATCGGCTTATTATTTTGCACAATTGGCCTTGGACTGTGGTCTGCCGCCCAATATGTTGAACGTAATAAATGGTGCAGATGTGCAGGCTACGGCAGAGATGATGACCATACATCCAGAAATTACCATGGTATCCTTTACAGGGGGTAGTAAGGTTGGGAAAATAATAGCCTCCAAAGCAGGATATAAAAAATTGGTTTTGGAGTTGGGAGGTAGTTCCGCATTGTTGGTGCTTGAAGATGCCGATATAGATGAGGCGGTAGAGGTTACCATGTCCGGAACCTTCAAAAATTCCGCCCAGCGTTGTACCGCTATTAGAAGAATTTTGGTGCATGAGAGTATAGCGGATGATTATGCCGCTAAATTAACTGCTCGGGTTGAAGCTTTAAAATATGGGGATCCATATGATGCTGAAAATGATATGGGTACTGTTATTACCGAGGAATCCGCCAAGGAAATGGAATTGCGTGTCCAAGATGCTATTGATAATGGAGCAATTTTATTGGCTGGACATAAAAGGGATGGTGCCCTGTATGCCCCTACCGTTTTGGATCATGTGCAAAATGCCCATGAAGTTGTGGCCAAGGAGACCTTTGGGCCTGTTGCGCCAATAATCCGCTTTAAAACTTTGGACGAGGCCATCGATATTGCCAACGACACCCCTTACGGCCTGTCTGGCGGAGTAGTAAGTAATCACTGGCCATCCATTCAGAGAGTTATTACCGAATTGGATACCGGTACGGTAAACGTAAACGAAGCACCAAGTTACCGATTGGAATGGACACCCTTTGGAGGGGTGAAAGATTCCGGCTTGGGGTACAAGGAAGGGGTTATCGAGACCATGAAAGGGTATACCTATGTCAAGACCTATTCCCTGCCTTGGGATATAGCCTAA
- a CDS encoding 2-aminoethylphosphonate aminotransferase: MQIKRNVLLNPGPATTTDSVKLAQVVTDICPREKEFGDLMEYCATEITKFVGDPKEYATVLFGGSGTATVEAILSSVVPENGRILIIDNGAYGKRMCQITKIYKLDTVVFESSSIEPIDLKALEEVIKGEKGLTHLAMIHHETTTGLLNDISAVGKLCANYDISFIVDSMSGFAAIPVDMKTMNIDYLAASSNKNIQGMAGIGFAICNKKALLATESIPMRNLYLNLYAQYAYFEKTHQTRFTPPVQTFYALKQAIIETKEETIVKRYDRYAKSWETLLSGIEEMGLEYLIDREHHSKIITSIIEPKNDKYDFDEMHDYFFERGFTIYPGKVNNYDTFRISNIGQIDYKDMEDFLKVLKEYLVQIGFLED; the protein is encoded by the coding sequence ATGCAAATAAAAAGAAATGTGTTGCTCAATCCTGGTCCGGCAACTACCACTGATTCCGTAAAATTGGCCCAGGTCGTTACCGATATTTGTCCAAGGGAAAAGGAATTCGGAGACCTAATGGAATACTGTGCCACTGAGATCACCAAATTTGTGGGAGACCCTAAGGAATATGCCACTGTTTTGTTCGGGGGTTCAGGAACGGCCACCGTAGAGGCTATCTTGAGTTCCGTTGTACCCGAAAACGGACGCATTCTTATAATAGATAATGGTGCTTATGGCAAGCGCATGTGCCAGATAACCAAAATTTATAAATTGGATACGGTAGTTTTTGAATCGTCGTCCATAGAGCCAATTGATCTAAAAGCTCTTGAAGAGGTAATAAAAGGAGAAAAGGGGTTAACGCACTTGGCCATGATACATCATGAAACCACTACAGGTTTGTTAAATGATATTTCTGCCGTAGGGAAATTATGTGCCAACTATGATATCAGTTTTATAGTGGACTCCATGAGTGGTTTTGCTGCTATTCCAGTAGATATGAAGACCATGAATATTGATTATTTGGCAGCCAGTTCCAATAAAAATATTCAAGGAATGGCGGGAATTGGTTTTGCCATATGTAATAAGAAAGCATTGTTGGCAACAGAATCCATTCCCATGCGGAACCTCTATTTAAACTTATATGCACAGTATGCCTATTTTGAAAAAACACATCAAACCAGGTTTACTCCTCCTGTACAAACCTTCTATGCATTAAAGCAGGCCATTATAGAGACCAAAGAAGAAACCATTGTAAAGCGTTATGACAGATATGCCAAGTCATGGGAAACATTACTAAGCGGGATAGAGGAAATGGGATTGGAATATTTAATAGATAGGGAACATCACTCTAAAATTATAACCTCTATCATTGAGCCCAAGAATGATAAATATGATTTTGATGAAATGCACGATTATTTCTTTGAAAGAGGGTTTACCATATACCCGGGGAAGGTAAATAACTATGATACGTTCAGGATTTCCAATATAGGACAGATCGATTATAAGGATATGGAAGACTTTCTAAAAGTATTGAAGGAATACCTTGTTCAAATAGGGTTTTTGGAAGATTGA